In one Thermococcus sp. 2319x1 genomic region, the following are encoded:
- a CDS encoding MFS transporter gives MLGHYNRDAKLLIAANAAGQLFLQFSIFIMPFYLSALGYGMDKMGIFFSIQTFAGGLFFLIAGQVSLKLGYKRTLILGALLGLMGRILQVLALNFYVIALGFFLIGANMGIRQPNFYALLSEEVEEKQRHHAFSISFGIGTILNALGVLIAGFAPDFFVETFGLSRELAYRLVVSLAILQFAIVIPILLIIKDVPVKNPRINWRKELVVKILKFSLPSAMIGLGAGITIPYMSLYFNLRFGQTLATISGVFFAQQLVMGISSFILPKLVNKIGPVKTISLFQSIAAFLFGIFPSLELFLLAAFVYIIRSILMNIVWPIDDAFMMGFFTTEEKATAAGIRRAFSTFMRGVGNYIGGILFSISLSYPFYATATLYVAATLIFYFFFVKYNRV, from the coding sequence ATGCTTGGACACTACAACAGAGACGCAAAATTGTTAATAGCAGCCAATGCGGCAGGCCAGCTGTTTCTCCAGTTTTCCATATTCATAATGCCCTTTTACCTTAGTGCTTTGGGCTATGGAATGGACAAAATGGGGATTTTCTTCTCAATCCAGACTTTTGCTGGTGGACTTTTCTTTTTGATCGCTGGTCAGGTATCTCTCAAGCTCGGCTATAAGAGAACCTTGATTCTCGGGGCACTTTTGGGATTGATGGGAAGAATACTCCAAGTTTTGGCACTCAACTTTTACGTTATTGCTCTGGGATTCTTTTTAATAGGTGCTAACATGGGAATAAGGCAGCCCAATTTTTATGCCTTGCTGAGTGAAGAGGTAGAAGAAAAGCAGAGGCATCATGCTTTTTCTATAAGCTTTGGAATTGGGACGATCTTAAATGCTCTGGGGGTTTTAATTGCCGGATTTGCTCCCGATTTTTTTGTGGAAACCTTTGGACTATCGAGAGAACTCGCATACAGGCTTGTTGTTTCCTTGGCAATTCTCCAGTTTGCCATTGTAATACCAATCCTCTTGATAATTAAAGATGTTCCCGTGAAAAATCCCCGCATAAATTGGAGAAAAGAGCTAGTTGTGAAGATCCTCAAGTTTTCACTTCCTTCTGCGATGATAGGCCTGGGAGCGGGAATAACGATTCCCTATATGAGTCTCTACTTTAACCTTCGCTTTGGACAAACTTTAGCGACTATAAGCGGGGTTTTCTTTGCCCAACAGCTGGTAATGGGTATAAGCTCTTTCATACTTCCAAAGCTTGTAAATAAAATCGGCCCTGTGAAGACTATTTCCCTCTTTCAGAGCATCGCTGCCTTTCTCTTCGGGATATTCCCATCGTTGGAACTCTTCCTCTTGGCGGCGTTTGTTTATATCATCCGTTCAATCCTTATGAACATTGTGTGGCCCATAGATGATGCCTTCATGATGGGATTCTTTACGACCGAAGAAAAGGCAACGGCTGCGGGGATTAGAAGGGCTTTTTCCACCTTCATGAGGGGAGTGGGGAACTATATAGGGGGTATATTGTTTTCAATCTCCCTTAGCTATCCTTTTTATGCTACAGCGACCCTCTATGTAGCAGCTACCCTGATATTCTACTTCTTCTTCGTTAAGTATAACAGAGTTTAA